A portion of the Andreesenia angusta genome contains these proteins:
- a CDS encoding MFS transporter, with amino-acid sequence MQEKSWMLYDWANSIYVAVVMTTLLPIFFKSVTADYGLSNSVADSYWGYATSAATLLISLFAPLLGALGDYSNMKMKIFKTFFYLGVFATGMLFFSSSWRYIIVFYMISLVGYLGANLFYDALIVDVSSSDRMDKVSTYGYAVGYLGGSLLPLAAVILFLLRGDDFSSDLNPAIKISFLATSAWWFVFTIPMLKNVRQVYSKEKEPHLVRSSFGTLYRTIKNISSYRSVFLFLVAYFFYIDGVNTIIHMAIIYGTTMGISNLTLIGALLVTQVVTIPCTLISGVLAKRFGSDRIILSGIAVYIVVCILAYNLQTDFDFWVITVLVGTSQGGLQALSRSYFGKMIPKESSNEFFGFYDILGKFAAIMGPALYGLFSQITGKSQYGVLSILILFVVGGAVFLYASSYEKRRSRQSV; translated from the coding sequence TTGCAGGAGAAAAGTTGGATGCTCTACGACTGGGCTAATTCCATCTATGTAGCGGTCGTCATGACTACGCTTCTCCCCATATTCTTCAAGTCTGTGACAGCGGACTACGGGCTAAGCAACAGTGTAGCTGATTCCTACTGGGGATATGCCACGTCAGCGGCCACTCTCCTGATCTCTCTGTTCGCTCCGCTTCTAGGAGCCTTGGGAGACTACAGCAATATGAAGATGAAGATTTTCAAAACGTTCTTCTATCTGGGCGTCTTCGCTACAGGGATGCTCTTTTTCTCCTCAAGCTGGAGGTATATAATTGTCTTCTATATGATAAGCCTTGTAGGCTACCTAGGAGCCAATCTTTTCTATGATGCGCTTATAGTCGATGTGTCCAGCTCCGACAGAATGGACAAGGTCTCCACTTATGGATACGCCGTAGGCTACCTAGGAGGCAGCCTACTCCCCCTTGCGGCCGTGATACTGTTTCTTTTACGGGGAGATGATTTCAGTTCAGACCTCAATCCAGCTATAAAAATCTCTTTTCTTGCAACATCGGCATGGTGGTTTGTGTTCACGATTCCAATGCTTAAAAATGTGAGACAGGTTTACTCCAAGGAGAAAGAGCCACATCTTGTAAGGAGTAGCTTCGGAACACTCTACAGGACAATAAAGAATATCTCTAGCTACAGATCCGTTTTTCTGTTTCTTGTAGCTTACTTTTTCTATATAGACGGGGTTAATACCATAATCCATATGGCCATTATATACGGCACTACTATGGGGATAAGCAATCTGACTCTCATCGGTGCGCTTCTCGTAACCCAGGTAGTGACTATACCGTGCACTTTGATATCTGGAGTTCTGGCAAAGCGATTTGGAAGCGACAGGATAATTCTGTCCGGCATAGCAGTCTATATAGTTGTGTGCATACTGGCCTACAATCTTCAGACTGACTTCGATTTCTGGGTTATAACAGTTCTTGTTGGAACATCTCAGGGCGGGCTTCAGGCCCTTTCCAGATCGTACTTTGGAAAGATGATCCCAAAGGAGAGCTCCAACGAGTTCTTCGGATTCTATGATATCCTGGGGAAATTTGCGGCCATAATGGGACCGGCCCTTTATGGACTTTTTAGCCAGATTACAGGCAAGTCCCAGTATGGAGTCTTAAGCATACTCATACTCTTCGTAGTTGGAGGCGCTGTATTCCTTTATGCGTCTTCATACGAAAAAAGGAGGTCTAGACAATCAGTCTAG
- a CDS encoding DUF47 domain-containing protein — MKFRKSKTYDYLSEFSELSKFAVQAADFLKSTLKEYQDIDVTEMRAEIHEIEHAADDAKHGMMRRLMSEFLPPIDREDIIGLSHNIDGVTDAIEDVLICYDMFGVSTVYRDVLEFADLILECCVHMNAALLEMKNYRKSESIFDEIDKVNRLKSRGEALYVDSLRKLYQASEDPIHIMAYTEIYKRLQKCCEKCKTVTNKIESIVLKNI, encoded by the coding sequence TTGAAATTCAGAAAAAGCAAAACATACGACTATTTAAGCGAGTTTTCAGAGCTGTCTAAGTTTGCAGTTCAAGCAGCAGACTTTCTGAAGTCTACACTCAAAGAATACCAGGATATAGATGTCACGGAGATGAGAGCTGAAATACATGAAATCGAACATGCGGCCGATGATGCAAAGCATGGAATGATGAGAAGGCTGATGAGCGAATTTCTACCTCCCATAGACAGAGAGGATATAATAGGACTTTCCCACAACATAGACGGGGTGACAGACGCCATAGAAGACGTGCTGATTTGCTACGACATGTTCGGGGTCAGCACTGTCTACAGAGATGTCCTTGAATTTGCAGACCTGATACTAGAATGTTGCGTACATATGAACGCAGCGCTTCTAGAGATGAAGAACTATAGAAAGTCAGAGAGCATATTCGACGAGATAGACAAAGTGAATAGGCTCAAGTCAAGAGGTGAAGCCCTATATGTGGATTCCCTCAGAAAGCTCTACCAGGCTTCTGAAGATCCGATTCACATAATGGCATATACGGAGATATACAAGCGGCTCCAGAAGTGCTGCGAAAAGTGTAAGACGGTCACAAACAAGATTGAGAGCATAGTGCTCAAGAACATATAG